The following are from one region of the Streptomyces decoyicus genome:
- the helR gene encoding RNA polymerase recycling motor ATPase HelR — translation MNPLTTSAFDLPDHLSPKADPALIGGDEQHFAAIAESLEQAIAELSDRLDAERRAPGGIGRAAMDRDAEIHRLTGRLRALRRFGLDLCLGHIVRADNPEPVYIGRLGLTDSAGRRLLLDWRSPAAEPFFAATHADPMGMASRRRYRWTRGRISDYWDEVFTPDGLEGHAALDDQSAFLASLGGNRSARMRDVLATIQADQDAIIRAGSRGALVVDGGPGTGKTVVALHRAAHLLYSDPRLGHRRGGVLFVGPHQPYLAYVADVLPSLGEEGVQTCTLRDLVTEGAGATTETDPDVALLKSSADLVKAIEPAVGIYEEPPTEGMTVSTHWSDIWLSAADWAAAFEAVEAGTPHNEARDQIREELLTILMDKDDSDAPPELLRRSLLQDRELARTLNRAWPMIEASDLVGDLWSVPAYLRKCAPRLSPADVRKLQRADAQAWTVSDLPLLDAARRRLGDPEASRRKRRHDASVAAERARRADAIDGLLQNVLIDESEGAVGMLRGQDLQDTLIDESALPGAEPDLLSGPFAHIIVDEAQELTDAEWQMLLLRCPSRSFTIVGDRAQARHGFTESWQERLERVGLDRIDVASLSINYRTPEEVMAEAELVIRAGLPDANVPTSIRSSGTPVVHGSVADLDTVLDTWLAAHADGIACVIGDPTFRATPRVRSLPPELSKGLEFDLVVLVDPEEFGKGVEGAVDRYVAMTRATQQLVILTSS, via the coding sequence ATGAACCCCCTGACCACCAGCGCGTTCGACCTTCCCGACCACCTCTCCCCCAAGGCGGACCCGGCACTGATCGGCGGCGACGAGCAGCACTTCGCGGCCATCGCGGAGAGCCTCGAGCAAGCGATCGCCGAACTGTCCGACCGCCTCGATGCCGAGCGCAGGGCTCCCGGCGGCATCGGCCGGGCGGCGATGGACCGGGACGCGGAGATCCACCGGCTGACCGGCCGCCTGCGCGCCTTGCGTCGCTTCGGTCTGGACCTGTGCCTGGGGCATATCGTCCGTGCGGACAATCCCGAGCCCGTGTACATCGGACGCCTCGGCCTCACCGACAGCGCGGGGCGTCGGCTGCTGCTCGACTGGCGCTCCCCCGCGGCCGAGCCGTTCTTCGCGGCGACCCACGCCGACCCGATGGGCATGGCGAGCCGCCGCAGGTATCGCTGGACGCGCGGCCGGATCAGCGACTACTGGGACGAGGTGTTCACCCCCGACGGGCTCGAAGGGCACGCCGCGCTCGACGACCAGTCCGCGTTCCTCGCCAGTCTGGGCGGCAACCGGTCGGCCCGGATGCGCGACGTGCTCGCCACCATCCAGGCCGACCAGGACGCCATCATCCGGGCCGGGTCCCGCGGCGCTCTGGTCGTCGACGGCGGCCCGGGTACCGGCAAGACCGTCGTCGCTCTGCACCGTGCCGCCCACCTCCTCTACTCCGACCCTCGCCTCGGCCACCGTCGGGGCGGCGTGCTGTTCGTCGGTCCGCACCAGCCCTACCTGGCCTACGTCGCCGATGTCCTGCCCAGCCTGGGAGAGGAGGGCGTGCAGACCTGCACCCTGCGGGACCTCGTCACCGAAGGAGCCGGAGCAACGACCGAGACCGACCCGGACGTGGCCCTTCTGAAGTCGTCCGCGGACCTGGTGAAGGCGATCGAACCGGCCGTCGGCATCTACGAGGAGCCGCCCACCGAGGGGATGACGGTTTCGACCCACTGGTCCGACATCTGGCTGAGCGCCGCGGACTGGGCGGCGGCGTTCGAAGCAGTGGAAGCCGGCACTCCGCACAACGAGGCGCGTGACCAGATCCGGGAGGAGCTGCTCACGATCCTGATGGACAAGGACGACAGCGACGCCCCGCCCGAGCTGCTCAGGAGGTCGCTCCTCCAGGACAGGGAGCTGGCCCGGACCCTCAACCGTGCGTGGCCGATGATCGAGGCGAGTGACCTCGTCGGAGATCTGTGGTCGGTGCCCGCCTACCTGCGCAAGTGTGCTCCCCGGCTCAGCCCTGCCGACGTGCGCAAGCTACAGCGCGCGGATGCCCAGGCCTGGACGGTGTCCGACCTGCCGCTCCTGGACGCGGCACGCCGGCGGCTCGGCGATCCGGAGGCGTCACGACGCAAGCGGCGGCACGATGCCTCTGTGGCCGCCGAACGCGCGCGCAGGGCCGATGCCATCGACGGGCTGCTGCAGAACGTCCTGATCGACGAGAGCGAAGGCGCGGTGGGGATGCTGCGCGGACAGGACCTCCAGGACACCCTGATCGATGAGAGCGCACTGCCCGGCGCCGAACCGGACCTGCTCTCCGGCCCGTTCGCGCACATCATCGTGGACGAGGCGCAGGAACTGACCGACGCGGAGTGGCAGATGCTGCTGCTCCGCTGCCCGTCCCGGAGCTTCACCATTGTCGGGGACCGTGCCCAGGCCAGGCACGGGTTCACGGAGTCGTGGCAGGAACGGCTCGAGCGGGTCGGGCTCGACCGGATCGACGTGGCCTCCCTGAGCATCAACTACCGCACGCCGGAAGAGGTCATGGCGGAGGCCGAGCTGGTCATCCGGGCCGGGCTCCCGGACGCCAATGTCCCGACCTCCATCCGCAGCAGCGGCACCCCCGTCGTCCACGGATCTGTTGCGGATCTGGACACGGTCCTCGACACCTGGCTCGCTGCGCATGCCGACGGGATCGCCTGCGTCATCGGCGACCCCACGTTCCGGGCGACGCCCCGCGTCCGGTCGCTGCCCCCGGAGCTCTCGAAGGGGCTCGAGTTCGACCTGGTCGTCCTCGTCGACCCGGAGGAGTTCGGCAAGGGTGTCGAAGGAGCGGTCGACCGCTATGTCGCGATGACCCGGGCGACCCAGCAACTCGTCATCCTCACGAGCTCCTGA
- a CDS encoding DUF4190 domain-containing protein, whose translation MTTPVPPDGSTPTGPQPQDHDPWAPPSQPGGVPRPPYPMPMQASQPRNGMAITALVLGLVGVVLGLFIILFWMTWLPALLAVIFGSVGLSQARKGLATNRAMALSGLVLGIVGLLIAAGSAAFTVVAVKHVVDSTRAKVKEADEAKESAAAAEKARHLSFGEPYTFGNGLKVTVSKPAPFTPDEFAHGHDKGNKAVQVTVTVVNTGTERIEVETGLPDVNDADGASAELVIDGSGRQKVITGYVLPGRKAVGKYAFSLPPDAAHRIEVEFSPDVARWDDAYWSGPAR comes from the coding sequence ATGACCACGCCCGTACCTCCCGACGGCTCCACGCCTACGGGCCCTCAGCCGCAGGACCACGATCCGTGGGCCCCGCCGTCCCAGCCGGGTGGCGTGCCCCGCCCGCCGTACCCGATGCCGATGCAGGCTTCGCAGCCGCGTAACGGTATGGCGATCACCGCCCTGGTGCTCGGTCTGGTCGGCGTCGTCCTGGGCCTGTTCATCATCCTGTTCTGGATGACCTGGTTGCCGGCCCTGCTGGCCGTGATCTTCGGCTCCGTCGGGCTGAGCCAGGCACGCAAGGGCCTGGCCACCAACAGGGCGATGGCCCTCAGCGGTCTCGTCCTGGGCATCGTCGGCCTGCTGATCGCGGCCGGCAGCGCGGCGTTCACCGTGGTGGCGGTCAAACATGTCGTCGACAGCACTCGTGCGAAGGTCAAGGAAGCCGATGAGGCCAAGGAGTCGGCGGCAGCAGCGGAGAAGGCCCGTCACCTGTCCTTCGGCGAGCCGTACACCTTCGGCAACGGCCTGAAAGTCACGGTGTCGAAGCCGGCGCCGTTCACCCCGGACGAATTCGCCCACGGTCACGACAAGGGAAACAAGGCCGTTCAAGTCACGGTCACCGTGGTCAACACCGGTACCGAGCGGATCGAGGTCGAGACCGGCCTGCCCGATGTCAATGACGCCGACGGCGCCTCGGCCGAGTTGGTGATCGACGGAAGCGGCCGTCAGAAGGTCATCACCGGATATGTCCTGCCCGGCAGGAAAGCCGTCGGCAAGTACGCCTTCTCGCTGCCGCCCGATGCCGCCCATCGGATCGAGGTCGAGTTCAGCCCTGACGTGGCACGTTGGGACGACGCTTACTGGAGCGGCCCGGCCCGCTGA